Proteins co-encoded in one Candidatus Thiodictyon syntrophicum genomic window:
- a CDS encoding VOC family protein, with the protein MHIDHIALWTNDLERCKAFYVAYFGAVADSGYTNPQKGFASCFLRFTDGARIEAMMTTMLDPLVIAPGVQRMGLTHFAISLGSERLVDELTRRLKADGYPVLDGPRRTGDGYYESVVLDPDGNRIEITA; encoded by the coding sequence ATGCACATCGACCACATCGCCCTCTGGACCAATGACCTGGAGCGCTGCAAGGCGTTCTACGTGGCGTATTTCGGCGCGGTCGCGGACAGCGGATACACCAATCCACAGAAAGGCTTCGCGTCCTGCTTCCTGCGGTTCACCGACGGGGCGCGGATCGAGGCCATGATGACGACTATGCTCGACCCACTGGTCATCGCCCCAGGTGTACAGCGCATGGGACTGACGCACTTCGCCATCTCGCTTGGGTCGGAGCGGCTCGTCGATGAGCTGACGCGGCGACTGAAGGCCGACGGGTATCCGGTTCTCGATGGCCCCCGGAGAACCGGGGACGGTTACTACGAGAGCGTCGTCCTGGACCCGGATGGGAATCGCATCGAGATCACGGCCTGA
- a CDS encoding toll/interleukin-1 receptor domain-containing protein, with the protein MLFFLEGMLTSLNTLHDRVNRLVHLLLFENDLKRRHEEKRINARQYAIATQILQAGRPVALAELRRAPWYRALYLERTDKTKQRDLQGLRDQGLVVWDKAKRLTADGVVVWLDEAEINIGDSLIDKISAAIDQMKFVAAVISSNSIGSAWVQKERSLAISAPSTTGATLRPNLGGGNTEGLRIVGIVKERTRQDPQYSGLQDYFLQLSARPPAGWQQHFIAARRFPRHTWTPERFPSLNPRTRCISPLPPSLRPITSSPGISPISSVRIQNSDCWIPCVHLGTHCHS; encoded by the coding sequence GTGCTCTTCTTCCTGGAAGGCATGTTGACGAGCCTCAACACCCTGCACGACCGGGTCAATCGGCTGGTGCACCTGCTGCTGTTCGAGAACGATCTCAAACGCCGCCACGAGGAGAAGCGGATCAACGCCCGTCAGTATGCCATCGCCACCCAGATACTCCAGGCCGGCCGCCCCGTCGCATTGGCCGAACTGCGTCGCGCGCCTTGGTATCGTGCGCTCTACCTTGAGCGCACCGACAAGACCAAACAGCGTGATCTGCAAGGGCTGCGGGATCAGGGGTTGGTCGTGTGGGACAAGGCCAAGCGGCTCACAGCTGACGGCGTAGTCGTTTGGCTCGACGAAGCCGAGATCAACATCGGCGATTCGCTAATTGATAAGATATCGGCCGCTATTGATCAGATGAAATTTGTGGCGGCAGTGATATCATCCAACTCGATAGGATCAGCGTGGGTACAGAAAGAACGAAGCCTCGCAATCTCCGCACCATCGACGACGGGCGCTACTCTGCGGCCCAATCTTGGAGGTGGAAATACAGAAGGACTTCGGATCGTAGGAATCGTGAAAGAAAGAACACGACAGGACCCGCAGTACTCCGGATTGCAGGATTATTTCTTGCAGTTGTCGGCTCGGCCTCCGGCTGGTTGGCAGCAGCACTTTATCGCCGCTCGTCGCTTTCCTCGCCATACATGGACGCCGGAGCGATTCCCGTCACTGAACCCGAGGACGCGCTGCATATCGCCATTGCCACCATCTCTCAGGCCCATTACCTCGTCACCTGGAATTTCGCCCATCTCGTCGGTCCGGATACAAAACTCCGACTGCTGGATACCCTGCGTGCACTTGGGCACACACTGCCACTCCTGA
- a CDS encoding Fic family protein has protein sequence MPEFADHRLTVETARFGPFTFQVGVNPAAVETALLRVGDAHQRLQGSPLAQVAGQLEPEVVATSVFGTNSIEGGTLSEEETRLALDYECIHPFWDGNGRVGRVIEASLLLREGFKYAPFAQARFYLDQIDRYFTLFNTCRKAAERAPRPPTQTSCSSSWKAC, from the coding sequence ATGCCCGAGTTCGCGGACCACAGGCTCACCGTCGAGACCGCCCGCTTCGGCCCCTTCACCTTCCAGGTGGGCGTCAATCCCGCGGCCGTTGAGACCGCCTTGCTGCGCGTCGGCGACGCCCACCAACGTCTCCAGGGATCGCCGCTCGCCCAGGTCGCCGGCCAGTTGGAACCTGAGGTCGTGGCGACCAGCGTCTTCGGTACCAACAGCATCGAGGGCGGTACTCTCTCCGAGGAAGAGACCCGACTGGCCCTCGACTATGAGTGCATTCACCCCTTCTGGGACGGCAATGGACGTGTCGGCCGCGTGATCGAGGCCAGCCTGCTGCTGCGGGAGGGTTTCAAATACGCCCCCTTCGCCCAGGCCCGCTTCTACCTCGATCAGATCGACCGCTATTTCACCCTCTTCAACACCTGCCGCAAGGCGGCGGAAAGGGCGCCGCGGCCCCCAACACAGACTTCGTGCTCTTCTTCCTGGAAGGCATGTTGA
- a CDS encoding DUF2147 domain-containing protein, with the protein MTRRDYLLIVCLALALPSAALSAAPAPVGYWLVQEGTSVVRIEESGGKLGGRIVWLKEPNYPAGDARGRTGQPKVDERNPDSAQRERKLLGLPIVWGFAPPDAKGVCEGGQVYDPRNGKTYSGTITMAGKDRLELRGYIMVSLIGRTSTWARVDPGKYGLKP; encoded by the coding sequence ATGACCCGCCGCGACTACCTCCTGATTGTCTGTCTCGCGCTCGCCCTGCCCTCGGCTGCGCTGTCGGCGGCCCCCGCCCCGGTGGGTTACTGGCTCGTTCAGGAAGGCACCTCCGTGGTCCGGATCGAGGAATCCGGCGGAAAACTGGGCGGCCGGATCGTCTGGCTGAAGGAGCCCAACTATCCGGCCGGGGACGCGCGGGGGCGGACGGGCCAGCCGAAGGTGGACGAGCGCAACCCGGATAGCGCGCAGCGCGAGCGCAAGCTATTGGGCCTGCCCATCGTCTGGGGTTTCGCGCCGCCCGACGCGAAGGGGGTGTGCGAAGGGGGGCAGGTCTACGACCCGCGCAACGGCAAGACCTACTCCGGGACCATCACCATGGCGGGCAAGGACCGGTTGGAACTGCGCGGTTACATCATGGTCAGCCTGATCGGGCGTACCAGCACCTGGGCCCGCGTGGACCCCGGCAAGTACGGGCTCAAGCCCTGA
- a CDS encoding Rieske (2Fe-2S) protein — MAPETPGADLSAPLPRTAAPICPSAALAELGRHRFRVRYRGDPREAILVRFRGVAYGYLNQCVHMPKELDCEHCHVFDAAGESIRCSMHGITYAPTTGECLSEICAGESLTRLRVQERDGTLYLTEKRTTLLD; from the coding sequence ATGGCGCCTGAGACACCGGGCGCGGACCTGTCCGCACCGCTGCCCCGGACCGCGGCCCCGATCTGCCCGTCCGCCGCCTTGGCGGAACTGGGCCGGCACCGCTTCCGTGTGCGCTACCGCGGCGACCCGCGGGAGGCGATCCTGGTGCGCTTCCGCGGTGTCGCCTATGGGTATCTGAATCAGTGCGTGCACATGCCCAAGGAATTGGACTGCGAACACTGCCATGTCTTCGACGCCGCCGGCGAATCCATCCGCTGCTCCATGCACGGCATCACCTATGCACCCACGACCGGCGAGTGCCTGAGCGAGATCTGCGCGGGCGAGTCGCTGACCCGGCTGCGGGTGCAGGAGCGCGACGGCACCCTGTACCTCACCGAGAAGCGCACCACGCTGCTCGACTAG
- a CDS encoding 4Fe4S-binding leucine-rich repeat protein produces MSATPIANCAECPHRRDLLTQGRCTPGDVCVRAMSGRQIERFFRVNPSLADTYAGDAFWERRAIAARYLSQRQLLSLIHDPDEVVRRVLAYRLPVEALDPLIGDPDREVRVMVADRLPPERLERLAADPDYLVRQYVARRLPVGRLFRMIRDPDRQVRCTVAGRLPLESLGLLRNDPDAEVRITVAGRIRCEEANGLLRDPDWRVRLRLAERLPIGQLGTLLEDADPDVRAAAQARAAAGEQEVRE; encoded by the coding sequence ATGTCCGCGACGCCGATCGCCAACTGCGCCGAGTGCCCCCACCGGCGCGACCTGCTCACCCAGGGCCGTTGCACCCCGGGGGATGTGTGCGTGCGCGCCATGAGCGGGCGTCAGATCGAGCGCTTCTTCCGGGTCAACCCGTCTCTGGCAGACACCTACGCGGGCGATGCCTTCTGGGAACGCCGTGCCATCGCCGCCCGCTATCTCTCCCAGCGCCAACTGCTGTCGCTGATCCATGACCCGGACGAGGTGGTCCGGCGCGTACTCGCCTACCGCCTGCCGGTCGAGGCCCTGGACCCGCTGATCGGCGACCCGGACCGGGAGGTGCGGGTGATGGTCGCCGACCGCCTGCCCCCCGAACGCCTGGAGCGGCTGGCCGCGGACCCGGACTATCTGGTGCGCCAATATGTCGCGCGGCGACTGCCGGTCGGGCGCCTGTTCCGGATGATCCGCGACCCGGACCGGCAGGTACGCTGCACCGTGGCGGGGCGCCTGCCGCTGGAAAGCCTGGGCCTGCTGCGCAACGACCCCGACGCGGAGGTGCGCATCACCGTCGCGGGGCGCATCCGCTGCGAGGAGGCCAACGGCCTGCTGCGCGACCCCGATTGGCGGGTGCGCCTGCGCCTGGCGGAACGCCTGCCGATCGGCCAGCTCGGGACCCTGCTGGAGGACGCCGACCCGGATGTCCGGGCCGCCGCGCAGGCGCGTGCCGCGGCGGGCGAGCAAGAGGTCCGCGAATGA
- a CDS encoding dinitrogenase iron-molybdenum cofactor biosynthesis protein has product MPSPISEDLALRIGLAARALPETDPARLLRVLADAVGLPPTAEKLAALKVKDLKTAAAGELGDIDPDALKAALTYLKGEGLTDAAPPPPLDPYADNDMPDSIRVACASDTGENLDGHFGAARRFLIYQVSATQCRLIAVRRVEDTGAEDKNAYRAGLIGDCQVLYVASIGGPAAAKVIKLDIHPIKDSGGGSARERMVRLQETLAHQTPPWLAKAMGKPPQERIRFALSEEDPA; this is encoded by the coding sequence ATGCCCAGCCCCATCTCCGAAGACCTCGCCCTGCGGATCGGCCTGGCCGCCCGCGCACTGCCGGAGACCGACCCGGCGCGGCTGCTGCGGGTCCTGGCCGATGCGGTCGGGCTGCCGCCGACGGCGGAGAAGCTCGCCGCCCTCAAGGTCAAGGACCTGAAGACCGCGGCGGCCGGGGAATTGGGCGACATCGACCCCGATGCACTCAAGGCCGCCCTGACCTATCTCAAGGGCGAGGGGCTCACCGATGCGGCCCCCCCGCCCCCGCTCGATCCCTATGCCGACAACGACATGCCGGACTCCATCCGCGTCGCCTGCGCCTCGGACACGGGCGAGAACCTGGACGGGCACTTCGGCGCCGCCCGCCGCTTCCTGATCTACCAGGTCTCCGCCACCCAGTGCCGGCTGATCGCCGTGCGGCGGGTGGAGGACACCGGTGCCGAGGATAAGAATGCCTACCGCGCCGGGCTGATCGGTGACTGCCAGGTCCTCTATGTCGCCTCCATCGGCGGGCCGGCCGCCGCCAAGGTGATCAAGCTCGATATCCACCCGATCAAGGACTCCGGCGGCGGCAGCGCCCGGGAGCGCATGGTCCGGCTCCAGGAGACCCTGGCCCACCAGACCCCGCCGTGGCTCGCCAAGGCGATGGGCAAGCCCCCGCAGGAGCGTATCCGCTTTGCCTTGAGCGAAGAGGACCCGGCATGA
- a CDS encoding 4Fe-4S dicluster domain-containing protein, which produces MAMQILKSACTACGDCVTVCPTKSISPFKGLYKIDPDTCTECEGEFDMPQCVNACMEDNCIVPA; this is translated from the coding sequence ATGGCCATGCAAATCCTGAAATCCGCCTGCACCGCCTGCGGTGACTGCGTGACAGTCTGCCCCACCAAGTCGATCAGCCCCTTCAAGGGCCTCTACAAGATCGACCCCGACACCTGCACCGAGTGCGAGGGCGAATTCGACATGCCCCAGTGTGTCAATGCCTGCATGGAGGACAACTGTATCGTCCCGGCCTGA
- the nifT gene encoding putative nitrogen fixation protein NifT yields MPSVMIRKSDSGALLFYVAKKDMEETIATVETDTPQTWGGEVELTDGSRWYVDPISPPPVFPTTLRFKRAD; encoded by the coding sequence ATGCCCAGCGTAATGATCCGTAAGAGCGACAGCGGCGCGCTCCTCTTCTATGTCGCCAAGAAGGACATGGAGGAGACCATCGCCACCGTGGAGACCGACACCCCGCAGACCTGGGGCGGCGAGGTGGAACTGACCGACGGGTCGCGGTGGTATGTCGACCCCATCAGCCCGCCGCCGGTCTTTCCGACCACCCTGCGTTTCAAGCGCGCCGACTAG
- the nifK gene encoding nitrogenase molybdenum-iron protein subunit beta encodes MSQTVDDIKPSYPLFRTPEYKENLAKKRDTVEEAHTPERLAQVFQWTTTEEYKELNFKREALTINPAKACQPLGAVLCALGFEKTLPYVHGSQGCVAYFRSYFNRHFKEPIACVSDSMTEDAAVFGGQKNMFDGLENALALYKPEMIAVSTTCMAEVIGDDLSSFITNAKKEGHIPDALPVPFAHTPSFVGSHTTGWDNMFEGIIRFFSLNVMDSKKVGSNGKLNIVPGFETYLGNYRVIHRMLDEMGVAHSMLCDPTEVLDTPADGEYRMYAGGTTQAEIKDAPNAIDTLMLQPWQLPKTKKHVELVWNQPATHINIPMGLEWTDDFLMKVSELSGKPIPASLAKERGRLVDMMTDSHAWLHGKKFALYGDADYVLGMVKFLLELGAEPTDILCNQANKRWKKELEGILAASPYGKLATVHTGADLWHFRSLMFTNKPDFMIGNSYGKFIQRDTLHKGKEFEVPLIRIGFPIFDRHHLHRMTTLGYEGAMYILTTLVNAVLERLDEETRGMGTTDYNYDLVR; translated from the coding sequence ATGAGCCAGACAGTCGACGACATCAAGCCGAGCTACCCGCTGTTCCGGACGCCGGAGTACAAGGAGAACCTCGCCAAAAAGCGCGACACGGTCGAGGAGGCCCACACGCCCGAGCGGCTCGCGCAGGTCTTCCAGTGGACCACCACCGAGGAGTACAAGGAACTCAATTTCAAGCGCGAGGCCCTGACCATCAACCCGGCCAAGGCCTGCCAGCCGCTGGGCGCGGTGCTCTGCGCCCTGGGCTTTGAAAAGACCCTGCCCTATGTGCACGGCTCCCAGGGGTGCGTAGCCTATTTCCGCTCCTATTTCAACCGTCACTTCAAGGAGCCGATCGCCTGCGTCTCCGATTCCATGACCGAGGACGCGGCGGTCTTCGGCGGCCAGAAGAACATGTTCGACGGTCTGGAGAACGCGCTCGCGCTCTACAAGCCGGAGATGATCGCCGTCTCCACCACCTGCATGGCCGAGGTCATCGGCGATGATCTCAGCAGCTTCATCACCAACGCCAAGAAGGAGGGTCATATCCCGGACGCACTGCCGGTTCCCTTCGCCCATACCCCGAGCTTCGTCGGTTCCCATACCACCGGCTGGGACAACATGTTCGAGGGCATCATCCGCTTCTTCAGCCTCAACGTGATGGACAGCAAGAAGGTCGGCAGCAACGGCAAGCTCAACATCGTGCCCGGCTTCGAGACCTATCTGGGCAACTACCGGGTCATCCACCGGATGCTCGATGAGATGGGCGTGGCCCACAGCATGTTGTGCGACCCCACCGAGGTGCTGGATACCCCGGCCGACGGCGAGTATCGCATGTACGCCGGCGGCACGACCCAGGCCGAGATCAAGGACGCCCCCAACGCCATCGACACCCTGATGCTCCAGCCCTGGCAGTTGCCCAAGACCAAGAAGCATGTCGAACTGGTCTGGAACCAGCCGGCCACCCACATCAATATCCCGATGGGGCTGGAATGGACCGACGACTTCCTGATGAAGGTCTCCGAGCTGAGCGGCAAGCCCATCCCCGCCTCGCTGGCCAAGGAGCGCGGCCGGCTGGTGGATATGATGACCGACAGCCACGCCTGGCTGCACGGCAAGAAGTTTGCCCTCTACGGCGATGCCGACTATGTGCTGGGGATGGTCAAGTTCCTGCTGGAACTGGGCGCCGAGCCCACCGACATCCTGTGCAATCAGGCGAATAAGCGCTGGAAGAAGGAGTTGGAGGGGATTCTGGCCGCCTCGCCCTACGGCAAGCTCGCGACGGTCCATACCGGCGCGGACCTGTGGCACTTCCGCTCCCTGATGTTCACCAACAAGCCGGACTTCATGATCGGCAACTCCTACGGCAAGTTCATTCAGCGCGACACCCTGCACAAGGGTAAGGAGTTCGAGGTCCCGCTGATCCGTATCGGATTCCCGATCTTCGACCGTCATCACCTGCACCGGATGACGACCCTGGGGTATGAGGGGGCCATGTATATCCTCACCACCCTGGTCAACGCGGTCCTGGAGCGCCTCGACGAGGAGACCCGAGGCATGGGCACCACGGACTATAATTACGACCTGGTGCGGTAG
- the nifD gene encoding nitrogenase molybdenum-iron protein alpha chain, which produces MANLTREETMDLIAEVLEVYPEKAKKDRAKHLAVNDQSIEQSKKCITSNRKSLPGVMTVRGCAYAGSKGVVWGPIKDVIHISHGPVGCGQYSRAGRRNYYVGMTGVNTFGTMNFTSDFQEKDIVFGGDKKLAKLIDEIEGLFPLNKGITIQSECPIGLIGDDIEAVSKKKAKELEKPIVPVRCEGFRGVSQSLGHHIANDAIRDWVIGNRDGDDSFPTTPYDVAVIGDYNIGGDAWASRILLEEMGLRVVAQWAGDGTIAEMELTPKVKLNLIHCYRSMNYISRHMEEKYGIPWMEYNFFGPTKIAESLRKIAAFFDETIQAGAERVIAKYEAQHAAVIAKYRPRLEGKRVMLYVGGLRPRHIIGAYEDLGMEVVGTGYEFAHNDDYDRTIKDMADSTLLYDDVTGYEFEEFVKRIKPDLIGSGIKEKYIFQKMGIPFRQMHSWDYSGPYHGYDGFSIFARDMDMTINNPCWGKMTAPWLVEEEAQAQPLRARA; this is translated from the coding sequence ATGGCAAATTTGACTCGTGAAGAGACCATGGACCTCATCGCCGAGGTCCTGGAAGTCTACCCGGAAAAGGCCAAGAAGGACCGGGCCAAGCACTTGGCGGTCAACGACCAGTCGATCGAGCAGTCCAAGAAGTGCATCACCTCCAACCGCAAGTCCCTGCCCGGGGTCATGACGGTGCGCGGCTGTGCCTATGCCGGTTCCAAGGGGGTGGTGTGGGGGCCGATCAAGGACGTGATCCATATCTCCCACGGACCCGTCGGCTGCGGTCAGTATTCCCGCGCCGGGCGCCGCAACTACTATGTCGGCATGACCGGGGTCAACACCTTCGGCACCATGAATTTCACGTCCGACTTCCAGGAGAAGGACATCGTCTTCGGCGGCGACAAGAAGCTCGCCAAGCTGATCGACGAGATCGAGGGGCTGTTCCCGCTCAACAAGGGCATCACCATCCAGTCCGAATGCCCGATCGGGCTCATCGGCGACGACATCGAGGCGGTCTCCAAGAAGAAGGCCAAGGAACTGGAAAAGCCGATCGTCCCGGTGCGTTGCGAGGGCTTCCGCGGGGTCTCCCAGTCGCTCGGTCACCACATCGCCAACGATGCCATCCGCGACTGGGTCATCGGCAACCGCGACGGTGACGACTCCTTCCCGACCACACCCTATGACGTGGCGGTGATCGGCGACTACAACATCGGCGGCGACGCCTGGGCCTCGCGCATCCTGCTCGAGGAGATGGGCTTGCGGGTGGTCGCCCAGTGGGCCGGCGACGGCACCATCGCCGAGATGGAGTTGACCCCCAAGGTCAAGCTCAACCTCATCCACTGCTACCGGTCCATGAACTACATCAGCCGGCACATGGAAGAGAAGTACGGGATCCCGTGGATGGAATACAACTTCTTCGGGCCCACCAAGATCGCCGAGTCCCTGCGCAAGATCGCCGCCTTCTTCGATGAGACCATCCAGGCCGGGGCGGAGCGGGTCATCGCCAAGTACGAGGCGCAACACGCGGCCGTCATCGCCAAGTACCGTCCGCGGCTGGAAGGCAAGCGCGTCATGCTCTATGTCGGCGGCCTGCGTCCGCGCCATATCATCGGCGCCTACGAGGATCTCGGGATGGAGGTGGTCGGCACCGGCTACGAGTTCGCCCACAACGACGACTATGACCGCACCATCAAGGACATGGCCGACTCCACGCTGCTCTACGACGACGTGACCGGCTACGAGTTCGAGGAATTCGTCAAGCGCATCAAGCCCGACCTGATCGGCTCCGGCATCAAGGAGAAGTACATCTTCCAGAAGATGGGCATCCCCTTCCGCCAGATGCACTCCTGGGACTACTCCGGCCCCTATCACGGCTATGACGGCTTCTCGATCTTCGCCCGCGACATGGACATGACCATCAACAACCCCTGCTGGGGCAAGATGACGGCCCCCTGGCTGGTCGAGGAGGAGGCCCAGGCACAGCCGCTGCGGGCTCGCGCCTGA
- the nifH gene encoding nitrogenase iron protein: MALRQCAIYGKGGIGKSTTTQNLVAGLAEAGKKVMIVGCDPKADSTRLILHAKAQNSIMEMAANAGSVEDLELEDVLKVGYRNIKCVESGGPEPGVGCAGRGVITAINFLEEEGAYEADLDFVFYDVLGDVVCGGFAMPIRENKAQEIYIVCSGEMMAMYAANNIAKGIVKYANSGSVRLAGLICNSRNTAREDELIIELARQLGTQMIHFVPRDNVVQRAEIRRMTVIEYDPTAKQAQEYRDLAHKIINNKNFVIPTPITMDALEELLMAFGLMDEEDESIVGKAAVEVA; encoded by the coding sequence ATGGCACTGCGTCAATGCGCCATCTACGGCAAAGGTGGAATCGGCAAGTCCACCACCACCCAGAATCTGGTCGCCGGCCTGGCCGAGGCCGGTAAGAAGGTGATGATCGTCGGCTGCGACCCCAAGGCCGACTCCACCCGTCTGATCCTGCACGCCAAGGCGCAGAACTCCATCATGGAGATGGCGGCGAACGCCGGCAGCGTGGAAGACCTCGAACTGGAGGACGTGCTCAAGGTCGGCTACCGCAATATCAAGTGCGTCGAGTCCGGCGGCCCGGAGCCGGGTGTCGGCTGCGCTGGCCGTGGCGTCATCACCGCCATCAACTTCCTGGAAGAGGAAGGCGCCTACGAGGCGGATCTGGACTTCGTCTTCTATGACGTGCTGGGCGACGTGGTGTGCGGCGGCTTCGCCATGCCCATCCGCGAGAACAAGGCCCAGGAGATCTACATCGTCTGCTCCGGCGAGATGATGGCCATGTACGCGGCCAACAACATCGCCAAGGGCATCGTGAAGTACGCCAACTCCGGTAGCGTGCGCCTGGCCGGCCTGATCTGCAACAGCCGCAACACCGCCCGTGAAGACGAGCTGATCATCGAGTTGGCCCGCCAGCTCGGCACCCAGATGATCCACTTCGTGCCCCGCGACAATGTAGTGCAGCGTGCCGAGATCCGCCGCATGACGGTCATCGAGTACGACCCGACCGCCAAGCAGGCCCAGGAGTACCGGGATCTCGCGCACAAGATCATCAACAACAAGAACTTCGTGATCCCGACCCCGATCACCATGGATGCCCTGGAAGAACTGCTGATGGCCTTCGGTCTGATGGACGAGGAAGACGAGTCGATCGTCGGCAAGGCGGCGGTCGAAGTGGCCTGA
- a CDS encoding NAD(+)--dinitrogen-reductase ADP-D-ribosyltransferase, which translates to MDLARHASFLAAAATLPPAARLCINRCNLPAWILGSLAFQRHPVPLAIDGVHDFHSDLCRRLDPIADHGARAQCFADYMTVRFCLEDLEEAGLTPGRRKKSRANANYLRLVRGWSFDSDGREGAVLKYWAETRFGLLARHHGRPLHGRGSEDYLWFQGEAVRGIYGTNAVESQLDLLYTYCQYELARQHPGTTHLTLHRGINSIGDHEVLGREPDGSYLVLLNNLNSFTSDRERADEFGDYLLTAQVPRAKVFFYNRLLPGMLKGEDEFVVVGGVYGVRIATL; encoded by the coding sequence ATGGACCTTGCCCGACACGCCTCCTTCCTCGCCGCCGCGGCCACCCTGCCGCCGGCGGCGCGCCTGTGCATCAACCGTTGCAACCTGCCGGCCTGGATCCTGGGCAGCCTCGCCTTCCAGCGGCACCCGGTGCCGCTGGCGATCGATGGGGTGCACGACTTCCACAGCGATCTGTGCCGGCGCCTGGACCCCATCGCCGACCACGGCGCGCGGGCCCAGTGCTTCGCCGACTACATGACCGTCCGCTTCTGCCTGGAGGACTTGGAGGAGGCGGGGCTGACGCCGGGTCGGCGCAAGAAGTCCCGGGCCAACGCCAACTATCTGCGGCTGGTGCGCGGCTGGTCCTTCGACTCGGACGGCCGCGAGGGGGCCGTGCTCAAATACTGGGCCGAGACCCGCTTCGGCCTGCTGGCCCGCCACCACGGGCGGCCCCTGCACGGTCGCGGCAGCGAGGACTATCTCTGGTTCCAGGGGGAGGCGGTGCGCGGGATCTATGGCACTAACGCCGTGGAGTCCCAACTCGACCTGCTCTACACCTACTGTCAGTACGAACTGGCCCGCCAGCACCCCGGGACGACCCACCTGACGCTGCACCGGGGCATCAACTCCATCGGCGACCACGAGGTCTTGGGCCGCGAGCCGGACGGCTCCTATCTCGTCCTGCTCAACAATCTCAACAGCTTCACCAGCGACCGGGAGCGCGCCGACGAGTTCGGCGACTACCTGCTGACCGCCCAGGTCCCGCGCGCCAAGGTCTTCTTCTACAACCGCCTGCTGCCCGGGATGCTCAAGGGCGAGGACGAGTTCGTCGTGGTCGGCGGGGTCTATGGGGTGCGCATCGCGACCCTGTGA
- a CDS encoding Uma2 family endonuclease, translating to MSLQPKPQLQFADWLAAERASDQGRTEFLDGEVFAMAGGTETHNLICGNVLRELGTRFKGRPCYVYTSDMKVRIESANLGTYPDVMAVCGERRFWDERRDVITNPTLIVEVLSDSTESYDRGDKFAYYRSLPSLSAYLLLSQHRVGAELFLRQGGGDWLLRSYSDLREDVPLIALDAVLPLSEVYDKVEFGAGS from the coding sequence ATGTCCCTGCAGCCCAAACCACAACTCCAGTTCGCCGACTGGCTGGCCGCCGAGCGCGCCTCGGATCAGGGCCGCACCGAATTCCTGGACGGCGAGGTCTTCGCCATGGCGGGCGGCACCGAGACCCATAACCTGATCTGCGGGAACGTCCTGCGTGAACTGGGCACCCGCTTCAAGGGCCGCCCCTGCTATGTCTACACCAGTGACATGAAGGTCCGGATCGAGTCCGCCAACCTGGGCACCTACCCGGACGTGATGGCGGTCTGCGGGGAGCGGCGGTTCTGGGACGAACGCCGGGATGTCATCACCAATCCCACGCTCATCGTCGAGGTCCTCTCCGACAGCACGGAGTCCTACGACCGCGGCGACAAGTTCGCCTACTACCGCAGCCTCCCGAGCCTGAGCGCCTATCTGCTGCTCTCCCAGCACCGGGTCGGTGCCGAACTCTTTCTGCGTCAAGGCGGTGGGGACTGGCTGCTGCGTAGCTACAGCGACCTGCGCGAGGACGTGCCGCTGATTGCGCTCGATGCCGTGCTGCCGCTCAGCGAGGTCTACGACAAGGTCGAGTTCGGGGCGGGCTCGTAG